DNA from Microbacterium sp. SORGH_AS_0969:
TGAGCACATTCGAGACGGTTCCCACGGAGACGCCGGCGTGCGCGGCGACGTCTTTGATTTTGACCGCCATGATCCGACGACGATATCGCACGCGTCGGAGCATCGTGCTACCGTGTCGTGAAACGATTCATTTCTCGAGGAAGAGAACTCCGTCATGTCCGCACAGACCACGCGCGTCTGCTTCGAACTCCGTATCTGGCCCGACCTGGTCGACGAGTACGTCGCGCGTCACACGCCGGTGCGCGCGGAGATGCTCGAAGAGATCGCCGCCGCCGGGCGCCGCAACTACTCCCTGTTCCTCGGCGAGGGCGGCCGGCTCATCGGCTACTACGAGACCGACGACGATGCCGCAGCGCAGGCGTATCTCGCTGCTTCGCCCATCGCCGCGAAGTGGGAAGACGAGATGTCCGCCTTCTTCATCGGACTCGAGAGTCGGCCCGACCAGGCCGCGACCCCCCTCACCGAGGTGTTCCACCTCGCCGACCAGCTCGCGGAGGCCACGCCCGCGGCATCCGTCCCTTCCGCCGACGCCGAGTCCCCGGCATCCGCCCCGACCGAAAGCACCCGCTCATGACGACGTTGTCTCCCGAGATCCTCTCGGCCCTCGAAGCCCAGGCCATCGAGCTCCCCTCGTGGGCGTTCGGCAACTCCGGAACCCGCTTCCGTGTGTTCCCCACCGCCGGGACCCCGCGCGACCCGTTCGAAAAGATCGCGGATGCCGCCGAGGTCAACCGCCTGACCGCTCTCGCCCCCACGGTTGCCCTGCACATCCCGTGGGACCTCGTCGACGACTACACGGCGCTCCGCCGCCACGCGGAAGACCTCGGTGTGAAGCTCGGCACAGTCAACTCGAACACCTTCCAGGACGAGGACTACAAGTTCGGCGCCCTCACGCACCACGACGAGCGCATCCGCCGCAAGGCCATCGACCACCACCTCGAGTGCATCGACGTGATGGATGCCACGGGCTCGCGCGACCTGAAGATCTGG
Protein-coding regions in this window:
- a CDS encoding L-rhamnose mutarotase, whose translation is MSAQTTRVCFELRIWPDLVDEYVARHTPVRAEMLEEIAAAGRRNYSLFLGEGGRLIGYYETDDDAAAQAYLAASPIAAKWEDEMSAFFIGLESRPDQAATPLTEVFHLADQLAEATPAASVPSADAESPASAPTESTRS